A segment of the Poseidonibacter antarcticus genome:
TATTTAGAGTATTATATTCAGTTTATAAAGATTACTTTACAAACTTAAATTACATTGTTAAAGATCATCCATTTCTCATTAGTCTTTCATCAAATGTTTTTGATGTCGTTCCTCTGTTTTTGGACGGGAATTATAGAACTTTTTTCTCTCTTTGTCAAGAGGATTTACTTTAAATAAACTTAAATTTGTTAATTTATGGTTTTTGGGGATTTTTATTAGTTTTGTAATAAATGTCCTGCTAAGTTTCCGCTTGAAAATGACCATTGTAAATTATATCCACCACAAGGTCCATCTAAATCCATTACTTCCCCACAGAAATATAATCCATCTATTAATTTACTTTGCATTGTTTTTGGATTAATCTCTTTTAGTGTAACTCCACCTCTTGTAATCATTGCTTTTTTATAACCCACTGAATCTATTACTGTTAATGGTGTTGATGCTACTATTTTTACAAGATTATTTCTTACTTCACCTTTTTGATCTTTAAATTTTAATGAGATATCTGCATTTACAATATTACATAATTCTTTTGATACTGATAGAGGAAGTAACAAGGCTAAACTTTCTAAGACTGTTGCATCAGGATTAATGACAGATTGTTTTTTGAAATGTGAGAAAATATCATCTTCATTTTTTCCTTTTACCATATTAATTAGTAAAGGAACTTCTTCATACTGTTCTAATAATGGTGTGATTTCTCTTGAAAAATCTAAAACTACTGGTCCTCTTAAACCTTTTGAAGTAAATATTAAATCACCTATTGCTTTTAATTTTTTTGCTTTTTTCAAATCTATTTTGATAATAGCTTTTGCAATAGTATCAGCGGTACAGTTTGCAACCCAAGTTTCTTTTGTATAAACAGGAAGCATTGCAGGATAAAGGTTAGTAATTTTATGTCCTAAATCTTTTGCAAATTCATATCCATCACCATTAGCACCAAGAACAGGAAAACCTAATCCTCCTGTTGCTACGATTACATTTTTGCAATTAAATATTCCCTTATTAGTATTTACTCCTGTAATTTTAGTTTCTTCACATAATAAGTTTTCAACTTTTACATCACATTTAATTTCAATTTCTAATCTATTTAGCTCTTTTTCTAATGCTTTTATAATTGTTGATGAGTTATGAGTAACTGGGAAAATTCTAAAACCATCTTTTGTATCAGTTTCAACTCCAATACTTTTGAAAAATTCTCTTAAAGAATTCTTATCAAGCATTTCAATAGCAGTACTCATAAAACGTCCATTTTTCCCAAATGAGTTCATAAAATCTTCATTACTTAGCGTATTTGTTAAATTACATTTTCCTCCACCTGTTGCTTTAAGTTTTGCTCCAAGTGTTGAAAGTTTTTCTAAAAGAAGTACGTTTTTACCTTGTTTTCTTGCAGTTATTGCAGCAATCATTCCCGCACCACCAGAACCTATTACTATTACATCATATATATTTGTTTTCATAAGCTAATAATAACTAAAGATGCTTAAATGTTTTATCTTTAAAATTCGATATAATAATAATATGAAAATAAGACTAGCAACATTTAACCTATTTCAATTTGTAAAACCACCACACTCATGGTACACTAAAAAAGAAAAGTTTACTAATGAACAATGGATAAAAAAAACCACTTGGATTAAAAAACAAATTAAAAAAATGGATGCTGATGTTATTGGTTTTCAAGAAGTTTTTTCAAGAGATGCATTAAAAATTCTAGTTAATGACTTAGGTTATAAATATTTTGAGACAACTGATGCTGCAAAATTAAGTAAAAATAATCCATTAATATTTGTATCTACAACAGTTGCAATTGCTTCAAAATATCCTATTACAAATATGCAAGAAGTTAAAGCACATATTCCAAGTATTAAAAAGCATAATTTTGAAGGTTTCTTTAAATTCTCGAGAATTCCTATTAAAGCAACAATAACTCTTCCTAATGAAAAAGAATTTTTAGTTTATGTTTCTCATCTGAAATCAAATAGATTAAATGAATTTGAATATGTTTTTAATGAAGAAGATAAATTATCTTATAAAAAAGAGTTAGTAAATAAAGCTTTAGAAGATAAATATTCATCTAGTCTAAAAAGAAGACTTTGTGAAGCTTCTTCACTTTTTTTTGATATTAAAAAATCAAAGAAACCATGTGTATTAATGTGTGATTTAAATGATAAAGAGTTTTCAATAACAATTGATGCTTTAAGTAATAATAAATATCATGATGAAAAGAGAAAAGAGACTTTTATTTTACATGATGCATATCATCAAATTGAACACGAAATATATAATCCTCATCCTGAACAAAAAGAGATTTTAAGAACTCCTACTAGTTATTTTGCTGGAAAAGGTAATGTTATTGATTATATTTTTGTTTCAAAAGAGTTTAATAAAAGAAATAAGCAAAATATTGCAAAAGTTAGTTCATATGAAATATATGATGATGCAATAAGAAGTAATCATGATGGATCTTTGCTTACAAGTGATCATGCACAAATAGTTTGCGAATTAACCTTTCATTAATAAATCATTCACAAACTCTTAACAATAGGAGTATATAATACTTTTATCGTTTAAGAAAGACCGCGAATCTTTCTTATTCTTAAAAGAGTAATTTTGTTGTGATTTTTACTTTTTCTCCTTTTTAAGGTCAAGTGTCTTTTGATATTTGGCCTTTTTATTTCCTATATTAATAAACTTAGAAATCATCCATAAATTCACGCTTTTTTTCTCTTTTAATATCATTTCTTTTATATTCTATAATTTCTTCAACATATTTTTTGTGTTCAATTCGATTAATCCCTTTAAACAAATCAAGTAAAGATTCAAAATATTCAAGTTCTTTTTGATACATAGGAATAGCACTACCACTCCAAAACTTAGAATATTCTTCAAAAGACAACTCTTTAAAATCTTTAAATTTAATACCTAAATCTAAAATATGTTTTATAAATATTTTTCTTTGCTTATTACTTAAACATAATATTAGGTCTTTAAATATAAATTTAATCTTTTCATTCTCATTTATATTTTTTTTGATAAAAATTTTTAAATAGTCAATTTGTTTATCTTTTAATTCACTTTGTGAATCTCTATGTTCTTTAATATTAAAAAATACTCTAAATTTTGAACCAAAAATTTCTATATCTTGATTTTCATAAAAATAGTTTGTAATTTTTTCTATTATGTCTTGATAATTGTTTCTTTCCCATAATACTTCATATTTTTTATGTAAAGATTTTTCTTTATCTTTTTGTTTTAAATAATCAAGTATAAAATTTGAGTCCAAATCTAGAATTACACATAGAGTTTTAGAATCATAATCAAAATGTTTTGAATAATTATCTAATTTTAAATAAATTAGTTTCAGTAATGTAAAATCATTTTTAAAAAGTTTAATTACATCAGTATTTGAATCAAAAAACATTTCTAATCCATCTAGAAATCTATTATTTATATTTGACTTTTCAAATAATATTCTTGATATTTTGATAATTATGTCTTTATCAATTTTTGTATATTTTTCTAAAAAAATCGGATGAAATGGAATTAGTTGTATATCTTCATTTATAGAATATAATTCCACTAAGTTTTTTATATCCTTATTGTTTATATATTTTTCTTCTAAACATTTATAAAAACTAAATTTGTATCTATTTTTAAATCTTGGAGATAAATTATCAATAAAAATTTCAATCTCATTTTTTTCTTTTATTTTTAATAATTTAGAAACAATAATATCTTCATTAAAATTCAAATTATAATCATTCTTAACTATTATATTTAGTACATCTATAAACATATCATTATTAATTACTAGTAATAACTTTGAAAGATTAGTATTAAAAATATATTCTCTATTATCTCCAAAATTTAGACTATAAATTTTACTTAAATTATTAAGAAGTTTTTCAATATCTGTTATTTCATAGTTTTTGATATATTCAAATATTTTATTTTTTATTAGTTCATCTATTTTTTCAGTATCTTTATCTTTATCCCAAAAATTTAGATAATCTAAATAAAATATTTTTTCAATTTCAATATATTCATGTTGAAATTTTCTCTCTAAACTTAAATCATAATCGATTGAGTATTTTTTCCATAATTTACATAATTTTAAAACAGTTTTTACTTCTAAATAATTTTTTGAATCAAATCTTTCATATATACATTTAGTAATAACATCTTTATCCCAATTTTCTATTTCAGAAATTTTCTTTTCATATCCATACTCATACTCAGATAATAAATCTAAAACTTTTTTTGCTTCAATTTTGTACAAAGAAAAAATGTTTTCAAAAATAGTTTCTCGAAAGCTTTTTAAACTAGGTATCTCATACAAACCAAATATATTAGTAGAAATAGTTTTATTATCAGATAATTGAGTTGATTTAAATTGTGTTTGTAAATAATACTCATTAATCTCAAACAATAAATCTATATAAATTCCACTATTTTCATTTTGTATTTTCTTTACAATAAAATCAATAATAAATTTTTGAATTGAATAATCTTCTTTATAAGAATACAGATGAAATCCAAATTCATTTTTCAATATTTCTAGTAATTTATCAGAAATAAGATTATTCTTTTCATAATAGGTAAACATTAATTCAATTACATTTTCATAATTTTCTTTATCATTTGAAAATACTTTTATTAATTCTAGGATTTTGTCATTTGAATATTTAGTATTGTTTATTTTTTCAATATCTTCATTTGATAAATTATCTATTAATTTTTTCAAATATACTAAATTACTTGTTCTATCAAGATACCAAAAGAATTTGATTAATTCATATTCTTTATCTAAATCTTTTTCATATTCTTTTTTCAATTTATCAAAAGAGTTTTTTAGTTTATTTGTTATTTTTTTAAAATCAAAACTATTTATAATAGGATTTATAACTTCATTTAATTTTTGATTTTGTATTAAAAAAAACTTAGTAATAAATAAAT
Coding sequences within it:
- a CDS encoding NAD(P)/FAD-dependent oxidoreductase; this translates as MKTNIYDVIVIGSGGAGMIAAITARKQGKNVLLLEKLSTLGAKLKATGGGKCNLTNTLSNEDFMNSFGKNGRFMSTAIEMLDKNSLREFFKSIGVETDTKDGFRIFPVTHNSSTIIKALEKELNRLEIEIKCDVKVENLLCEETKITGVNTNKGIFNCKNVIVATGGLGFPVLGANGDGYEFAKDLGHKITNLYPAMLPVYTKETWVANCTADTIAKAIIKIDLKKAKKLKAIGDLIFTSKGLRGPVVLDFSREITPLLEQYEEVPLLINMVKGKNEDDIFSHFKKQSVINPDATVLESLALLLPLSVSKELCNIVNADISLKFKDQKGEVRNNLVKIVASTPLTVIDSVGYKKAMITRGGVTLKEINPKTMQSKLIDGLYFCGEVMDLDGPCGGYNLQWSFSSGNLAGHLLQN
- a CDS encoding endonuclease/exonuclease/phosphatase family protein — encoded protein: MKIRLATFNLFQFVKPPHSWYTKKEKFTNEQWIKKTTWIKKQIKKMDADVIGFQEVFSRDALKILVNDLGYKYFETTDAAKLSKNNPLIFVSTTVAIASKYPITNMQEVKAHIPSIKKHNFEGFFKFSRIPIKATITLPNEKEFLVYVSHLKSNRLNEFEYVFNEEDKLSYKKELVNKALEDKYSSSLKRRLCEASSLFFDIKKSKKPCVLMCDLNDKEFSITIDALSNNKYHDEKRKETFILHDAYHQIEHEIYNPHPEQKEILRTPTSYFAGKGNVIDYIFVSKEFNKRNKQNIAKVSSYEIYDDAIRSNHDGSLLTSDHAQIVCELTFH
- a CDS encoding ATP-binding protein, encoding MNYLEKLRRINKFTGILFENKFVKWLIKSPSYLTLIWKFFFVIICEIFFINLGEKLNILIKSYIPPEEKLALGLVDIFVGGGSWLIVSITMFFTIMIFVLKMLEIIYKRKPSTKQILKLDEFIDVSQYNKFATPLDINLYGRDNEKKEITEKLNQNNFVLVSGKAGIGKSKVVIEVIKSYKKDFDYEIVCIYNRSADLFDDINTFFQGKKKYLIFIDDVNRVHNTLDYLIQLYPEKINDNTLKIIMTVRDYAKDKIIDILSNRKLSFDEVFIDKLEKNYIEDIIKKDFKILNPSYIKRIQYLSKGNPRLVVMISKIASESNNLATINDISNVYDIYYKSMSSEIKIFEDIELMKVFAIISFYRIVDKTNEIQVNQIEELFNLKINLFWEKVKVLNQLEIVDLYENEVVKVSDQILSTYLFYKIVFVENILDSDLFITKFFLIQNQKLNEVINPIINSFDFKKITNKLKNSFDKLKKEYEKDLDKEYELIKFFWYLDRTSNLVYLKKLIDNLSNEDIEKINNTKYSNDKILELIKVFSNDKENYENVIELMFTYYEKNNLISDKLLEILKNEFGFHLYSYKEDYSIQKFIIDFIVKKIQNENSGIYIDLLFEINEYYLQTQFKSTQLSDNKTISTNIFGLYEIPSLKSFRETIFENIFSLYKIEAKKVLDLLSEYEYGYEKKISEIENWDKDVITKCIYERFDSKNYLEVKTVLKLCKLWKKYSIDYDLSLERKFQHEYIEIEKIFYLDYLNFWDKDKDTEKIDELIKNKIFEYIKNYEITDIEKLLNNLSKIYSLNFGDNREYIFNTNLSKLLLVINNDMFIDVLNIIVKNDYNLNFNEDIIVSKLLKIKEKNEIEIFIDNLSPRFKNRYKFSFYKCLEEKYINNKDIKNLVELYSINEDIQLIPFHPIFLEKYTKIDKDIIIKISRILFEKSNINNRFLDGLEMFFDSNTDVIKLFKNDFTLLKLIYLKLDNYSKHFDYDSKTLCVILDLDSNFILDYLKQKDKEKSLHKKYEVLWERNNYQDIIEKITNYFYENQDIEIFGSKFRVFFNIKEHRDSQSELKDKQIDYLKIFIKKNINENEKIKFIFKDLILCLSNKQRKIFIKHILDLGIKFKDFKELSFEEYSKFWSGSAIPMYQKELEYFESLLDLFKGINRIEHKKYVEEIIEYKRNDIKREKKREFMDDF